A genomic window from Caballeronia sp. SBC1 includes:
- the iolD gene encoding 3D-(3,5/4)-trihydroxycyclohexane-1,2-dione acylhydrolase (decyclizing), protein MNSTLRLTTAQALVRYLAAQQTPDGEPLFGGVFAIFGHGNVAGIGEALYAHRETLPTYRAHNEQAMAHAAIAYAKAHFRRRMMAVTTSIGPGATNLVTAAALAHVNRLPVLLLPGDVFVSRAPDPVLQQVEDFADGGISANDALKPVSRYFDRIVHPAQLLTALPRAMRVLTDAALCGPVTLALPQDVQAMAYDYPASFFEPRVVPFHTPSPIDEEIAQAAAALRAAKKPLLVSGGGVLYGLATDALRSFAERHGIPVAETQAGKSALAWDHPLNLGGIGVTGSDAANELAHDADCVLAVGTRLQDFTTGSNTLFTQAKLIGINANAFDALKQGALSVEADARLALGTLSEELDDWRASPPWTARAHELADSWRATVDQVTNAPQDDNTLPREADVIGAVQRSSAQSAAHDVVVCAAGTLPADLQKLWRTSTPGGYHVEYGYSCMGYEIAGGLGAKLARPEREVIVIVGDGSYLMMNSELATSVMLGAKLIVVLLDNRGYGCINRLQQACGGAPFNNLIDDCRQGPEGAPAIDFAMHARSLGASAEHVANIDELEAAMQRARASTRSYLISIDTDPARPTEEGGWWWEVAVPEVSSREAVRSARANYEHEITARSKRTKE, encoded by the coding sequence ATGAACAGCACGCTTCGTTTAACCACCGCGCAAGCGCTGGTCCGCTATCTCGCCGCGCAGCAAACCCCGGACGGCGAGCCGCTGTTCGGCGGCGTCTTCGCGATCTTCGGGCATGGCAACGTGGCAGGCATTGGCGAGGCGTTGTATGCGCATCGCGAGACGTTGCCGACTTATCGCGCGCACAACGAGCAGGCGATGGCGCACGCGGCTATTGCGTATGCAAAGGCCCACTTTCGACGCCGCATGATGGCGGTGACCACGTCCATTGGTCCCGGCGCGACCAACCTTGTAACGGCCGCTGCGCTCGCGCACGTGAACCGCTTGCCGGTGCTGTTGCTGCCCGGCGATGTATTTGTATCGCGCGCACCCGATCCGGTCTTGCAGCAGGTAGAAGATTTCGCCGATGGTGGTATTTCCGCGAACGATGCATTGAAGCCTGTCTCGCGTTACTTCGATCGCATCGTGCATCCGGCGCAATTGCTGACCGCGTTGCCGCGCGCAATGCGGGTGCTCACAGACGCCGCATTGTGCGGGCCGGTGACGCTCGCGCTGCCGCAAGACGTGCAGGCGATGGCCTACGACTACCCCGCCTCGTTCTTCGAGCCGCGTGTGGTTCCCTTCCACACGCCCTCGCCCATCGATGAAGAGATCGCACAAGCCGCCGCTGCATTACGCGCCGCTAAAAAGCCTCTGCTCGTGTCAGGCGGCGGCGTTCTCTACGGCCTGGCAACCGACGCATTGCGTTCATTCGCCGAGCGTCACGGCATCCCCGTTGCCGAAACGCAAGCGGGGAAAAGTGCCCTCGCGTGGGACCATCCGCTGAATCTTGGCGGTATCGGCGTGACGGGATCTGACGCGGCCAACGAACTCGCGCACGACGCGGATTGCGTGCTCGCGGTGGGTACCCGGCTGCAGGATTTCACGACCGGATCGAACACGCTGTTCACGCAGGCCAAGCTGATTGGCATTAACGCAAATGCATTCGATGCCTTGAAACAAGGCGCTTTATCGGTAGAAGCCGATGCGCGTCTTGCGCTTGGGACATTGAGCGAGGAGCTCGATGACTGGCGTGCGTCGCCGCCATGGACCGCACGCGCGCACGAACTCGCGGATAGCTGGCGCGCCACCGTCGACCAAGTGACCAACGCGCCTCAAGACGACAACACGTTGCCGCGCGAAGCCGATGTGATCGGCGCGGTGCAACGCTCAAGCGCGCAATCGGCCGCGCATGACGTGGTGGTGTGCGCGGCGGGAACCCTGCCCGCCGACTTGCAAAAGCTTTGGCGCACGAGCACGCCGGGTGGTTATCACGTCGAATACGGCTACTCGTGCATGGGCTATGAAATTGCTGGCGGTCTTGGCGCGAAACTCGCGCGGCCCGAGCGTGAAGTGATCGTGATTGTCGGCGATGGCAGCTATCTGATGATGAACAGCGAGCTGGCTACGTCGGTGATGCTTGGGGCCAAACTGATCGTGGTGCTGCTCGACAACCGCGGATACGGCTGTATCAACCGCTTGCAGCAAGCGTGCGGGGGCGCGCCGTTCAACAACCTGATCGACGATTGCCGCCAGGGTCCGGAAGGCGCACCTGCTATCGACTTCGCAATGCACGCACGCTCGCTCGGCGCGAGCGCTGAGCATGTAGCGAATATCGATGAACTCGAAGCCGCGATGCAACGCGCACGCGCATCCACCCGCTCGTATCTGATCAGCATTGACACCGATCCGGCACGTCCTACTGAAGAAGGCGGCTGGTGGTGGGAAGTCGCGGTGCCGGAAGTGTCATCGCGTGAAGCGGTGCGCTCGGCGCGTGCAAACTATGAACATGAAATCACGGCGCGTTCGAAGCGCACGAAGGAATAA
- the iolE gene encoding myo-inosose-2 dehydratase yields MSTFDVRIGINPLSWMNDDLPSLGGETPLSVALTEGKQIGYEGFELGNKFPREPEALKTLLAGYDLALVSGWYSGRLAEHSAEDEIAAVGPHLDLLAKNGATVMVYGEVSDSIQGAPRPLYQRPRFFSDDRWNEYAKRLNTFAEYTLSRGVRVAYHHHMGAYVETPADVDRLMSLTNEAVGLLFDAGHITFAGGDPLTVLNKHIERVCHVHCKDVRPEIIKLARNRNWSFLEAVINGAFTVPGDGTVDFPSIIARLKQHGYRGWLVVEAEQDPVIATSYAYAEKGYKTLRSLVEETLQEAI; encoded by the coding sequence ATGAGCACGTTCGATGTACGGATCGGCATCAATCCGCTGTCATGGATGAACGACGACCTGCCCTCGCTCGGCGGTGAGACGCCGCTAAGCGTGGCGCTGACCGAGGGCAAGCAGATCGGCTATGAAGGGTTTGAACTGGGCAACAAATTTCCGCGTGAACCGGAAGCGTTGAAAACGCTGCTTGCCGGATATGACCTCGCGCTCGTCTCCGGCTGGTATTCCGGACGGCTCGCCGAACACAGCGCAGAGGATGAGATCGCGGCTGTAGGCCCGCATCTCGATCTGCTTGCAAAAAACGGCGCAACGGTCATGGTCTATGGCGAAGTCTCTGACTCTATCCAGGGGGCGCCGCGACCGCTGTACCAGCGCCCGCGTTTTTTCTCCGATGATCGCTGGAACGAGTACGCAAAACGCCTGAACACGTTCGCCGAATACACGCTCTCTCGCGGCGTGCGCGTGGCCTATCACCATCACATGGGCGCTTACGTGGAGACACCTGCGGATGTCGATCGCCTGATGAGCCTCACGAATGAAGCCGTGGGCCTGCTCTTCGATGCCGGTCACATTACGTTCGCTGGCGGCGATCCGCTGACGGTTCTCAACAAGCACATCGAGCGCGTTTGCCATGTGCATTGCAAGGACGTTCGGCCGGAAATCATCAAGCTTGCGCGGAACCGGAACTGGAGCTTCCTGGAGGCGGTGATCAACGGCGCGTTCACCGTTCCCGGTGACGGCACGGTGGACTTTCCATCGATCATCGCCCGATTGAAGCAGCATGGTTATCGTGGCTGGCTTGTGGTTGAAGCGGAGCAAGATCCCGTCATTGCCACCAGCTATGCGTACGCCGAAAAAGGCTACAAGACGCTGCGCTCGCTAGTAGAAGAAACGCTCCAGGAGGCAATATGA
- the iolB gene encoding 5-deoxy-glucuronate isomerase has protein sequence MSLLVKASREGQTIARVTPETALWKHVGFAAYRLETGDIVHVHEAQREVCIVVLSGTVSIEAGEHKWEKLGSRDSVFEDTAPYAVYLPPKLAATIRADRDAEVGVASAPATGKYPPRLIEPSQMKRSTRGKGANTRYVCDILPQTEPAEGLLVVEVKTPGGHASSYPPHKHDRDNVPVESSLEETYYHRLNPPQGFAFQRVYTDERDLDETMAVEDHDVVMVPRGYHPVVVPYGYDNYYLNVMAGDKRTWHFKNDPKHEWIVERDSKAS, from the coding sequence ATGAGCCTGCTCGTCAAAGCATCGCGCGAAGGCCAGACCATCGCGCGCGTCACGCCCGAAACGGCGTTATGGAAACACGTAGGCTTCGCGGCCTATCGGCTGGAAACCGGCGACATCGTGCATGTGCATGAAGCGCAGCGTGAGGTGTGTATTGTCGTGTTATCGGGGACGGTGAGCATAGAAGCCGGTGAGCATAAATGGGAGAAACTCGGCTCGCGCGACAGCGTGTTCGAGGACACTGCCCCTTACGCGGTTTATTTGCCGCCCAAACTCGCCGCGACCATTCGCGCAGATCGCGATGCGGAAGTTGGTGTGGCGAGTGCGCCCGCTACGGGCAAGTACCCGCCGCGATTGATCGAGCCATCACAGATGAAACGCTCAACCCGCGGCAAGGGCGCGAATACGCGCTACGTCTGCGATATTCTTCCGCAAACCGAACCTGCAGAGGGCTTGCTTGTAGTCGAAGTGAAGACGCCCGGCGGTCACGCCTCAAGCTACCCTCCGCACAAGCACGACAGGGACAATGTGCCGGTGGAGAGCTCGCTTGAAGAGACGTATTATCATCGGTTGAACCCGCCGCAAGGGTTCGCCTTCCAGCGTGTTTATACCGATGAACGCGACCTCGATGAAACCATGGCCGTTGAAGATCATGACGTCGTCATGGTGCCGCGTGGTTATCATCCGGTCGTGGTGCCGTATGGCTACGACAACTACTACCTGAACGTGATGGCGGGCGACAAACGCACCTGGCACTTCAAGAACGATCCGAAGCACGAATGGATCGTGGAGAGGGACAGCAAGGCTTCGTGA
- a CDS encoding ABC transporter ATP-binding protein — MTTLLEIDNLNAWYGSSHVLHGASLRIGEGEIVALAGRNGSGRSTLAKALMGLVHAQGVANFRGVSMLGKRPYAIARMGVGYVPEQRDVFPTLSVIENLQLGMKRGGSRLTTRFTLNDAEQLFPVLRERAAVKAGMLSGGEQQMLALARTLMGDPSFVIVDEPTEGLAPQVVAQVSSCLKKMRERGVAILLIEQRMSIARELATRVAVMGHGAIVFDDTPAALAANERVISEWLSVGG, encoded by the coding sequence ATGACGACGCTGCTCGAAATCGATAACCTGAACGCATGGTATGGGTCGAGCCATGTGTTGCACGGCGCGAGTTTGCGTATCGGCGAAGGCGAGATCGTAGCCTTGGCCGGACGCAACGGGTCGGGACGCTCGACGCTCGCGAAAGCACTGATGGGACTGGTACACGCGCAAGGGGTGGCGAACTTTCGCGGGGTATCGATGCTGGGGAAACGTCCTTATGCAATCGCCCGGATGGGCGTGGGCTACGTGCCCGAGCAACGCGATGTTTTCCCGACGCTAAGCGTGATAGAAAACCTGCAGCTCGGCATGAAGCGGGGTGGATCACGGCTCACCACGCGGTTCACCCTCAACGACGCGGAGCAACTTTTTCCCGTGCTGCGAGAACGTGCGGCGGTGAAGGCGGGGATGTTGTCGGGAGGCGAGCAGCAAATGCTGGCGCTCGCCCGCACGTTGATGGGTGATCCGTCGTTCGTCATCGTCGATGAACCCACGGAAGGACTCGCGCCACAGGTCGTGGCGCAAGTCTCTTCATGCTTGAAAAAAATGCGGGAGCGAGGCGTAGCGATTCTACTGATCGAGCAACGTATGAGCATTGCGCGCGAACTGGCTACGCGCGTCGCGGTGATGGGTCACGGCGCGATCGTCTTTGACGACACGCCTGCCGCTCTTGCCGCGAACGAGCGCGTAATCAGCGAATGGCTCTCTGTCGGTGGTTAA
- a CDS encoding ABC transporter ATP-binding protein, protein MNTALELKQITKRFGATQILRGVDLSIREGERHALIGPNGAGKSTLFDLIAGRTQPTSGRIALNGLDVTGMPAHRLGRRGLARSFQTTSVFTGLTVRDNVRCAVLGSCAAARRDRWFRSSLIDDEAHRVIAAIGLADRSDALATSLSYAELRALDLGLALATGASVLLLDEPTAGMNRAEAARALALIRETTQGKTLLIVEHDMEAVFALADRISVLVQGHIIATGTPADIAADPVVRSAYLGETP, encoded by the coding sequence ATGAACACCGCGCTCGAACTGAAGCAGATCACGAAGCGTTTTGGCGCGACGCAGATCCTTCGTGGTGTCGATCTGAGCATTCGCGAAGGCGAACGTCATGCGTTGATCGGTCCCAACGGCGCGGGCAAGTCCACCTTGTTCGATCTGATTGCGGGACGCACGCAACCAACAAGCGGCCGTATCGCGTTGAACGGTCTCGATGTGACAGGGATGCCGGCTCATCGGCTGGGACGCAGGGGGCTCGCGCGCAGCTTCCAGACCACAAGCGTGTTCACGGGTCTCACCGTCCGCGACAACGTCCGTTGCGCGGTGCTCGGTTCGTGTGCGGCCGCGCGGAGGGACCGATGGTTTCGATCGAGCTTGATTGACGATGAGGCGCATCGGGTAATTGCGGCTATCGGTCTTGCCGATCGTAGCGATGCACTCGCCACAAGCCTCAGCTATGCGGAGTTGCGAGCGCTCGATTTAGGGCTCGCGCTGGCCACGGGCGCATCCGTGCTGTTGCTCGATGAACCTACCGCCGGCATGAATCGCGCGGAAGCCGCGCGTGCACTCGCGTTGATTCGCGAGACGACGCAAGGGAAAACATTGTTGATCGTGGAGCACGATATGGAAGCGGTGTTTGCACTCGCCGATCGCATTTCAGTGCTTGTGCAAGGCCACATTATCGCGACGGGGACGCCCGCTGACATTGCTGCGGACCCCGTGGTTCGCTCAGCCTATCTCGGCGAAACGCCATGA
- a CDS encoding branched-chain amino acid ABC transporter permease, translated as MRNSPLSLRQALPWLLLVAGLVLPPVFTSQSWLLAYLAQTATMIVFALSFNLLLGETGLLSFGHAVYAGLGAFAAAQIFNRYAIPLPLLPLIGGVSAALVGVVFGFFSTRRAGTTFAMITLGIGELVAAGVWLVPGWFGGEGGVPIDRASGPGIFGLNFGSSIQAYALIAGWCVLACIAMFVFSRTPFVRVANAVRDNPVRAAAIGFDPRRVRFAMVIVAAFFAGVAGALGLINVELASAEGVGLARSGSVLIAAVIGGTAEFFGPVLGAVLLTFFSLAVGSVSLAWVAYLGLFFVWVVVVAPKGLVGFIAARSRAGYVAIAFALCAAGGWLLAIVIAMELAYALQFDSHGDGLAHVAGFLLDGRHAAPWCFAFVTAVIAALFSRHARGAR; from the coding sequence ATGCGTAACTCACCTCTCTCTTTGCGTCAGGCGCTTCCGTGGCTATTGCTCGTGGCCGGTCTTGTGTTGCCGCCGGTCTTCACATCGCAGAGCTGGCTGCTCGCCTATCTCGCGCAAACCGCGACCATGATCGTGTTCGCGCTCTCGTTCAATCTGCTGCTCGGCGAGACAGGATTGCTGTCGTTTGGTCATGCCGTTTATGCCGGGCTCGGCGCGTTCGCCGCCGCGCAAATCTTCAATCGATACGCCATACCGCTGCCTTTGTTGCCGTTGATCGGCGGTGTGTCGGCGGCGCTCGTGGGAGTTGTGTTCGGCTTCTTTTCAACGCGTCGCGCCGGCACGACTTTCGCGATGATCACACTTGGAATTGGCGAACTCGTTGCGGCGGGCGTGTGGCTCGTGCCGGGTTGGTTCGGCGGCGAGGGCGGTGTTCCTATCGATCGGGCGAGCGGTCCGGGTATCTTCGGCTTGAACTTTGGGTCTTCGATCCAGGCGTATGCCCTGATCGCCGGATGGTGCGTGTTGGCGTGTATCGCCATGTTCGTGTTCTCGCGCACGCCGTTCGTGCGGGTGGCGAACGCGGTCCGCGATAACCCCGTGCGTGCTGCCGCCATCGGCTTCGATCCGCGTCGTGTGCGCTTCGCGATGGTGATCGTAGCGGCGTTTTTTGCGGGCGTGGCGGGCGCCCTGGGGCTGATCAATGTGGAGCTGGCATCGGCGGAAGGGGTGGGGCTCGCGCGCTCGGGCAGCGTGCTGATCGCAGCGGTGATCGGCGGGACTGCAGAATTCTTTGGGCCGGTGTTGGGAGCCGTGCTGCTGACGTTTTTCAGCTTGGCGGTGGGGAGTGTATCGCTGGCGTGGGTGGCCTATCTGGGGCTGTTTTTTGTGTGGGTTGTGGTGGTGGCGCCGAAGGGCTTGGTAGGCTTTATCGCAGCACGATCACGCGCCGGTTACGTGGCTATCGCGTTCGCCTTGTGCGCCGCTGGCGGATGGCTGCTGGCGATCGTGATTGCTATGGAACTCGCCTACGCGCTGCAATTCGATAGTCATGGCGACGGCCTTGCGCACGTCGCGGGTTTCCTTCTCGATGGCCGGCATGCCGCTCCCTGGTGCTTCGCGTTTGTCACCGCTGTGATTGCTGCTCTCTTCTCCCGACACGCACGGGGCGCACGATGA
- a CDS encoding branched-chain amino acid ABC transporter permease, whose amino-acid sequence MLSAGLTLIFSMMGVLNFAHASFYMLGAYVGYALAAHGGFWFALVVSPLLVGALGGLFERFLLRRIEARGALAELLLTFGAAYLMAEAVKLLWGLAPINAVVPSALDGPLFTLYGAAFPRYRAFMMFVSLLMLLALYAVLRVSRIGLVVRAALTHAATVETLGHNVPRVFTLVFATGTALAALAGVIGAPLFVIEPSMAENIGPIVFVVVVVGGLGSVGGALVASLLIGCVQTFVVGTTLSLGGMAQLAGVALPPAWASLSVAQIAPVLPYVLLVAMLALRPRGLFGQRGDDDA is encoded by the coding sequence ATGCTGTCGGCGGGACTGACGCTGATCTTCAGCATGATGGGCGTGCTCAACTTCGCTCACGCGAGCTTTTATATGCTCGGCGCGTATGTGGGTTATGCGCTCGCGGCGCATGGGGGCTTCTGGTTCGCGCTGGTTGTTTCACCGCTACTCGTTGGCGCGCTCGGCGGACTGTTCGAGCGTTTTCTATTGCGCCGGATTGAAGCGCGCGGTGCGCTTGCCGAGCTTCTGCTGACGTTCGGTGCGGCTTATCTGATGGCAGAGGCCGTGAAGCTGCTCTGGGGTCTTGCGCCCATTAACGCCGTTGTTCCCTCCGCTCTCGATGGCCCGTTGTTCACGCTTTACGGCGCCGCATTCCCGCGTTATCGCGCGTTCATGATGTTCGTGTCGCTGCTCATGTTGCTGGCTTTGTATGCCGTGCTGCGGGTCTCGCGGATAGGGCTCGTGGTAAGAGCTGCGCTCACGCATGCCGCAACCGTCGAGACGCTTGGGCACAATGTGCCGCGTGTGTTTACGCTTGTCTTTGCTACAGGCACTGCGCTCGCTGCGCTGGCGGGCGTGATCGGGGCGCCGTTGTTTGTCATCGAACCTTCGATGGCCGAAAACATCGGACCCATCGTGTTTGTTGTCGTGGTCGTAGGTGGCCTGGGGTCGGTGGGCGGCGCGCTGGTGGCATCGCTTCTGATTGGTTGCGTGCAGACGTTTGTAGTCGGGACTACGTTGTCGCTTGGCGGCATGGCCCAGCTTGCCGGCGTTGCGTTGCCGCCTGCGTGGGCTTCGTTGAGCGTCGCGCAGATCGCGCCCGTGCTGCCGTATGTGCTGCTCGTCGCGATGCTTGCTCTGCGTCCTCGCGGACTGTTTGGCCAGCGTGGCGACGACGATGCGTAA
- a CDS encoding thioesterase family protein produces the protein MCRPVPTTRADYPHFLSINTRWSDNDLYGHVNNVVYYSYFDTVVNEYLIRHGALDLEAGKTIGLVVETHCSYFASLAFPERIDAGLRVTRLGSTSVRYEVGIFSAGSEQPAAQGHFVHVYVDRDTRRPVPLPEALVAALKPLVNG, from the coding sequence ATGTGCCGCCCTGTTCCAACGACGCGCGCGGATTATCCGCATTTCCTTTCGATCAATACGCGCTGGTCCGATAACGATCTCTACGGCCACGTGAACAACGTGGTGTATTACAGCTACTTCGATACCGTGGTGAATGAGTATCTGATCCGGCACGGTGCGCTCGATCTGGAAGCAGGCAAGACGATTGGGCTCGTGGTGGAAACGCATTGCAGCTACTTCGCTTCGCTGGCGTTTCCAGAACGTATCGATGCTGGTTTGCGTGTGACGCGGCTCGGATCCACGAGCGTGCGTTACGAAGTGGGTATCTTCAGCGCGGGTTCCGAGCAACCCGCGGCGCAGGGTCATTTTGTGCACGTCTATGTCGATCGCGATACGCGCCGTCCGGTGCCGTTGCCGGAAGCGCTGGTCGCGGCGCTCAAGCCGCTCGTGAACGGTTAG
- a CDS encoding iron-containing alcohol dehydrogenase: protein MAFIFYVTHIHLGYDALAMLDSECTRVGIKRPLIITDKGVLAAGLVSQTVQALNLDAGAVPIFDETPSNPTEAMVMKAAALYKSEGCDGLIAVGGGSSIDLAKGVAIMATHPGTLTEYATIEGGSNKITAEAAPLIAVPTTSGTGSEVARGAIVILDDGRKLGFHSWHLLPKSAVCDPSLTLGLPPMLTAATGMDAIAHCIETFLAPAFNPPADGIALDGLERAWACIERATHDGQDRDARLNMMSASMQGAMAFQKGLGCVHSLSHPLGGLVVNGRTGLHHGTLNAVVLPAVLRFNESAPSVVADKRFARMRRVMNLAANADIAQAVHDMTERLGLPTRLSQMGVEQDMFDKVVKGALADHCHKTNPREASADDYRRMLQESF from the coding sequence ATGGCCTTCATTTTCTACGTCACCCACATCCACCTCGGTTACGACGCGCTCGCTATGCTCGACAGCGAATGCACGCGCGTCGGCATCAAGCGGCCGCTGATCATCACGGACAAAGGCGTCCTGGCTGCGGGGCTGGTGTCGCAAACCGTCCAGGCGCTGAACCTGGATGCGGGCGCTGTTCCCATCTTCGATGAAACCCCGTCGAATCCCACCGAAGCGATGGTGATGAAAGCCGCCGCGCTGTACAAAAGCGAAGGCTGTGATGGCCTGATCGCAGTGGGCGGTGGTTCATCCATCGATCTGGCGAAGGGCGTCGCGATTATGGCGACTCATCCGGGCACGCTGACGGAATACGCGACCATAGAAGGCGGCAGCAACAAGATCACCGCTGAGGCGGCCCCGCTGATTGCTGTTCCGACCACCTCGGGCACCGGCAGCGAAGTGGCGCGCGGGGCGATCGTCATTCTCGACGACGGCCGCAAACTCGGCTTTCACTCGTGGCATCTGCTGCCCAAGTCGGCGGTTTGCGATCCCTCGCTGACGCTGGGTTTGCCGCCCATGCTCACCGCTGCAACGGGCATGGACGCGATCGCGCATTGCATCGAAACATTTCTTGCGCCGGCGTTCAATCCGCCTGCGGATGGCATCGCGCTGGATGGGCTGGAGCGCGCGTGGGCATGCATCGAACGGGCGACGCACGACGGCCAGGATCGCGATGCGCGTCTGAACATGATGAGCGCGTCGATGCAGGGCGCCATGGCGTTCCAGAAGGGTCTGGGCTGCGTGCATTCGCTCTCGCATCCGCTGGGCGGACTGGTCGTCAACGGACGGACCGGGCTGCATCACGGCACGCTGAATGCGGTCGTTTTGCCGGCCGTGCTGCGCTTCAACGAAAGCGCGCCGAGCGTGGTGGCCGACAAGCGTTTTGCACGGATGCGCCGCGTGATGAATCTCGCCGCTAATGCCGATATCGCTCAAGCTGTTCATGACATGACCGAGCGCCTCGGCCTGCCAACACGCCTGTCGCAAATGGGCGTTGAGCAAGACATGTTCGACAAGGTGGTCAAGGGCGCGCTCGCCGATCATTGTCACAAGACCAATCCGCGTGAAGCGAGTGCGGACGATTATCGGCGGATGCTGCAGGAGTCGTTCTGA
- a CDS encoding NUDIX domain-containing protein — translation MIEYHFCPRDANKLVERTDASHEGGRVRLACPDPECGFVHWNNPLPVVAAIVEYEGKILLARNAAWVEGMFALITGFLENGETPEEGIAREVLEETSLVAQSVELVGVYEFIRKNELIIAYHVKANGTINLSPELLEYRLVEPAKLRPWRAGTGHAVAEWMRRRGLAVEYVDRPGQ, via the coding sequence ATGATCGAATACCATTTCTGTCCACGCGATGCCAACAAGCTGGTCGAACGCACCGATGCAAGCCACGAAGGCGGACGCGTGCGACTCGCGTGTCCGGACCCGGAATGCGGCTTCGTGCACTGGAATAATCCGCTGCCGGTGGTCGCGGCGATCGTGGAGTACGAGGGCAAGATCCTGCTCGCGCGCAACGCGGCGTGGGTCGAGGGCATGTTCGCGCTGATCACTGGCTTTCTCGAGAACGGCGAGACGCCCGAAGAGGGCATCGCGCGGGAAGTGCTGGAGGAAACGTCGCTGGTCGCGCAGTCGGTGGAACTGGTCGGCGTCTACGAATTCATCCGCAAGAACGAACTGATTATCGCGTACCACGTGAAGGCGAACGGGACAATCAACCTGTCGCCGGAATTGCTTGAATACCGTCTGGTCGAGCCCGCGAAGCTCAGGCCCTGGCGCGCGGGAACCGGCCATGCCGTGGCGGAATGGATGCGTCGGCGCGGCCTGGCCGTGGAGTATGTGGACCGCCCGGGGCAGTAG
- a CDS encoding low specificity L-threonine aldolase: MQHFASDNYAGICPEALAALIEANNSGHEPAYGDDSWTQGVCDRIRDLFQTDCEVFFVFNGTAANSLALASLCQSYHSVICHELAHIETDECGGPEFFSGGSKLLTASGVDGKLTPDAIEAIVTRRADIHYPKPKVVTLTQSTEVGTVYSVEEIRAIAAIAKRRHLKVHMDGARFANAVASLDVHPSEITWRAGVDVLCFGGTKNGLPVGEAVIFFDKALAVDFAYRLKQAGQLASKMRFISAPWLGLLNNDVWLRNARHANAMAQLMAERLEGIEGVKVMFKPQGNAVFAELPPAVAQALRNKGWKFYQFIGSGGCRLMCAWDTLPETVEQFAAEIRALCAPR, translated from the coding sequence ATGCAACATTTTGCCTCCGACAACTACGCCGGCATCTGCCCCGAAGCGCTCGCCGCGCTCATCGAAGCTAACAACAGCGGCCACGAGCCGGCCTACGGGGACGATTCCTGGACCCAAGGCGTGTGCGACCGCATTCGCGACCTGTTCCAGACCGACTGCGAAGTCTTCTTCGTGTTCAACGGCACAGCGGCCAATTCACTGGCGCTCGCATCGCTTTGTCAGTCGTATCACTCGGTGATCTGCCACGAGCTCGCTCACATCGAAACCGATGAATGCGGCGGCCCTGAATTCTTCTCGGGCGGCTCCAAATTGCTGACGGCGTCAGGCGTGGACGGCAAGCTTACGCCGGATGCTATTGAAGCCATCGTCACACGTCGCGCCGACATTCACTATCCCAAGCCCAAGGTCGTCACGCTGACGCAGTCCACGGAAGTGGGCACCGTCTACAGCGTGGAAGAAATCCGCGCAATCGCGGCGATCGCGAAGCGCCGCCATCTGAAGGTGCACATGGACGGCGCGCGGTTTGCGAACGCGGTCGCTTCGCTGGACGTGCATCCGTCGGAGATCACTTGGCGCGCAGGCGTCGACGTGCTGTGTTTCGGCGGCACGAAGAACGGCCTGCCGGTCGGCGAGGCAGTGATTTTCTTCGATAAGGCGCTGGCCGTCGATTTTGCGTATCGGTTGAAACAGGCGGGGCAGTTGGCGTCGAAGATGCGGTTTATCTCGGCGCCTTGGCTCGGTCTGCTCAATAACGATGTCTGGCTACGCAACGCGCGCCATGCGAACGCAATGGCGCAATTGATGGCCGAGCGGCTGGAAGGCATAGAAGGCGTGAAGGTGATGTTCAAGCCGCAGGGGAACGCGGTGTTCGCCGAGCTGCCGCCGGCTGTTGCGCAAGCGCTGCGCAACAAGGGCTGGAAGTTTTATCAGTTCATCGGCTCGGGTGGCTGCCGGCTGATGTGTGCGTGGGACACGCTGCCGGAAACGGTGGAGCAGTTCGCCGCCGAGATCCGCGCACTGTGCGCTCCACGCTGA